Proteins found in one Massilia sp. H6 genomic segment:
- a CDS encoding TonB-dependent receptor domain-containing protein yields the protein MMETLLSRSIRAICLGGMTLGMTAAIAQEASAPMQRVEVTGSRIRQVDLETAQPIQIMSQEQIQKTGLVTVGDILNNLSSAGAPDFSRSGSLTSNAEAGGQYVSLRNLGANRLLVLVDGKRWTQTAAGYTDLSTIPSAMIERMEILKDGASSIYGSDAIAGVINIILKKNMQGGQLSLYTGQFDKNDGKNKDFSLSYGAGDDKASLMFGLSHTEQGIVRTDTRDITKFSFGPDHPFDGLGTSPWGRITPVSASGGANTSAANGGFNRILNHTGTFDGVGTGADSRNPNSYHPYVGAKEDKYNSTQDMDLLSPNRLDTLFVKGEIALPKEMRLKTTAMYSQRKSTRTIAGYPLQSASQANYKVYVDKDSYFNPYGNQVAGAGLGQDLYFYRRTIEIPRVTENENRTLHLDAALEGDFMVRDLAWNWSVSYNHNKVSGTQSDTGNINLLNLKRALGPSFRNAAGVVQCGTAAKPIGLGECLPFDILGGPSASTPEALRYVNTMGTKTYGSTINNANADIAGELFQLPAGALGLAVGVEHREVKGYDIPDQFSQSGYSTNLSGQPTIGQYSVREAYAELNIPVLKAKPFAELLSFNLATRHSDYSNFGVTNNSKASFMYKPVKDVLFRGTWAEGFRAPTVDDVSGGASQSFDTFLDPCDTRFGEASRDPAVQARCASGFAGTGATPANYRQVNQAGTPITSTTGTQSLVAFNAGAGNQFLTPETAVTKTVGFVYNPSYVTGLSIGLDWYNIAIANRITAIGATYVANQCFLEGSANFCSVIKRDPITGQINQLSRGNANLGQMETEGLDLAINYRLPRTAYGLFSLRSETSYTDSFRTRSGPDVDWNEYAGEYFYHRVKSNNSIDWSQGNWSATWGFRYFSPVKDQCWDIDVECNMPEFDATFGTGANKLGSVTIHDLSVGYKTSWNGRILFGINNAFDKKPRVAYSTQASASSVDADMLLDRFFYVRYNQSF from the coding sequence ATGATGGAAACACTCTTGTCCCGTTCGATCCGTGCGATCTGTCTGGGCGGCATGACCCTCGGCATGACCGCCGCGATCGCCCAGGAAGCTTCGGCTCCAATGCAGCGCGTCGAAGTGACCGGTTCGCGTATTCGCCAGGTTGACCTGGAAACTGCCCAGCCGATCCAGATCATGAGCCAGGAACAGATCCAGAAGACCGGTCTCGTGACCGTCGGTGACATCCTGAACAACCTGTCGTCGGCCGGTGCGCCTGACTTCAGCCGCAGCGGCTCGCTGACCTCGAACGCCGAAGCCGGCGGCCAATACGTCAGCCTGCGCAACCTGGGCGCGAACCGCCTGCTGGTGCTGGTCGATGGCAAGCGCTGGACCCAGACCGCAGCTGGCTATACCGACCTGTCGACGATCCCGTCGGCCATGATCGAGCGCATGGAAATCCTCAAGGATGGCGCCTCGTCGATCTACGGCTCGGACGCGATCGCCGGCGTGATCAACATCATCCTGAAAAAGAACATGCAGGGCGGCCAGCTGTCGCTCTACACCGGCCAGTTCGACAAGAACGACGGCAAGAACAAGGACTTCTCGCTGAGCTACGGCGCTGGCGACGACAAGGCTTCGCTGATGTTCGGCCTGTCGCACACCGAGCAAGGCATCGTGCGCACCGATACCCGCGACATCACCAAGTTCAGCTTCGGTCCGGACCACCCGTTCGACGGCCTCGGCACTTCGCCATGGGGCCGTATCACCCCGGTCAGCGCCAGCGGCGGCGCCAACACCAGCGCGGCCAACGGCGGCTTCAACCGCATCCTGAACCACACCGGTACCTTTGACGGCGTGGGCACCGGCGCCGATTCGCGCAATCCGAACAGCTACCACCCGTACGTCGGCGCGAAAGAAGACAAGTACAACTCGACCCAGGACATGGACCTGCTGTCGCCGAACCGCCTCGACACCCTGTTCGTCAAGGGCGAGATCGCGCTGCCGAAAGAGATGCGCCTGAAGACCACCGCGATGTACTCGCAGCGCAAGTCGACCCGCACCATCGCAGGCTACCCGCTGCAGTCGGCTTCGCAGGCCAACTACAAGGTGTATGTCGACAAGGACAGCTACTTCAACCCGTACGGCAATCAAGTCGCCGGTGCTGGCCTGGGCCAGGACCTGTACTTCTACCGCCGCACGATCGAGATCCCGCGCGTCACCGAGAATGAAAACCGCACCCTGCACCTGGACGCGGCACTTGAAGGCGACTTCATGGTCCGCGACCTGGCGTGGAACTGGAGCGTGAGCTACAACCACAACAAGGTTTCGGGCACCCAGTCCGACACCGGCAACATCAACCTGCTGAACCTGAAGCGTGCCCTGGGCCCTTCGTTCCGCAATGCCGCTGGCGTGGTCCAGTGCGGCACCGCTGCAAAGCCGATCGGCCTGGGCGAATGCCTGCCGTTCGACATCCTGGGCGGCCCATCGGCTTCGACCCCGGAAGCGCTGCGCTATGTCAACACCATGGGCACCAAGACCTACGGTTCGACCATCAACAACGCCAACGCCGACATCGCCGGCGAACTGTTCCAGCTGCCAGCCGGCGCGCTGGGCCTGGCAGTGGGCGTCGAGCACCGCGAAGTCAAGGGCTATGACATCCCTGACCAGTTCTCGCAGTCGGGCTATTCGACCAACCTGTCGGGCCAGCCAACGATCGGCCAGTACAGCGTGCGCGAAGCCTATGCCGAGCTGAACATTCCTGTGCTGAAAGCCAAGCCGTTCGCTGAACTGCTGAGCTTCAACCTGGCGACCCGCCACTCCGACTACAGCAACTTCGGCGTGACCAACAACAGCAAGGCCAGCTTCATGTACAAGCCGGTCAAGGACGTGCTGTTCCGCGGTACCTGGGCTGAAGGTTTCCGTGCACCGACCGTGGACGACGTCTCCGGCGGCGCTTCGCAGTCGTTCGACACCTTCCTGGACCCATGCGACACCCGCTTCGGCGAAGCTTCGCGCGATCCAGCGGTGCAGGCACGTTGCGCCAGCGGCTTCGCAGGCACCGGCGCCACCCCGGCCAACTACCGTCAGGTCAACCAGGCCGGTACGCCAATCACCAGCACCACCGGCACCCAGTCGCTGGTGGCCTTTAACGCCGGCGCCGGCAACCAGTTCCTGACCCCGGAAACCGCGGTCACCAAGACTGTCGGCTTCGTGTACAACCCATCGTACGTGACCGGCCTGAGCATCGGCCTGGACTGGTACAACATCGCCATCGCCAACCGCATTACCGCAATTGGCGCGACCTATGTTGCAAACCAGTGCTTCCTGGAAGGCAGCGCGAACTTCTGCAGCGTGATCAAGCGTGACCCGATCACCGGCCAGATCAACCAGCTCTCGCGCGGCAACGCCAACCTGGGCCAGATGGAAACCGAAGGCCTGGACCTGGCGATCAACTATCGCCTGCCACGTACCGCCTACGGTCTGTTCAGCCTGCGTAGCGAAACCTCGTACACCGACTCGTTCCGTACCCGCAGCGGTCCGGACGTGGACTGGAACGAGTACGCCGGTGAGTACTTCTATCACCGCGTCAAGTCGAACAACTCGATCGACTGGTCGCAGGGTAACTGGTCGGCGACCTGGGGCTTCCGTTACTTCAGCCCGGTCAAGGACCAGTGCTGGGATATCGATGTCGAGTGCAACATGCCTGAGTTCGACGCGACCTTCGGTACCGGCGCCAACAAGCTCGGTTCGGTCACCATCCATGACCTGAGCGTCGGCTACAAGACCTCGTGGAACGGCCGCATCCTGTTCGGCATCAACAATGCCTTCGACAAGAAGCCACGCGTTGCCTACAGCACCCAGGCTTCGGCCTCGTCGGTCGATGCCGACATGCTGCTGGACCGCTTCTTCTACGTCCGCTACAACCAGTCGTTCTAA
- the map gene encoding type I methionyl aminopeptidase: MTIKLKNEKDIAKMRVAGRLAAEVLEMIREFVVPGVSTEELDRRCHEYIRKVQKATPANVGYHGFPKTLCTSVNGVVCHGIPSEKEILKDGDIVNIDVTVIKDGWHGDTSRMFFAGTPRPEAQKLVDTTYEAMMAGIRAVRPGARLGDVGHAIQKLAEGAGYSVVREYCGHGIGRVYHEEPQVLHYGRPNTGLLLKEGMTFTVEPMINLGGADVDQLDDGWTVVTVDGSLSAQWEHMIAVTRNGAEILTPWPKA, encoded by the coding sequence ATGACCATCAAACTCAAGAACGAAAAAGACATCGCCAAGATGCGTGTCGCCGGCCGCCTCGCCGCCGAGGTGCTGGAAATGATCCGGGAATTCGTCGTGCCCGGCGTGTCCACCGAAGAACTCGACCGCCGCTGCCACGAGTACATCCGCAAGGTGCAGAAAGCCACGCCGGCCAATGTCGGCTACCACGGCTTTCCCAAGACCCTGTGCACCTCGGTCAACGGCGTGGTCTGCCACGGCATCCCGAGCGAGAAAGAGATCCTGAAAGACGGTGACATCGTCAACATCGATGTCACCGTGATCAAGGACGGCTGGCACGGCGACACCAGCCGCATGTTTTTTGCCGGCACCCCGCGCCCCGAGGCGCAGAAACTGGTGGACACGACCTATGAGGCGATGATGGCGGGCATCCGCGCGGTGCGCCCCGGCGCCCGCCTGGGCGACGTCGGCCACGCAATCCAGAAACTGGCCGAGGGTGCCGGTTACTCAGTGGTGCGCGAATACTGCGGCCACGGTATTGGCCGCGTCTATCACGAAGAGCCGCAAGTGCTGCATTACGGGCGCCCCAACACCGGCCTGCTGCTCAAGGAAGGCATGACCTTCACGGTCGAGCCGATGATCAACCTGGGCGGCGCCGACGTCGACCAGCTCGACGACGGCTGGACGGTCGTGACCGTGGACGGCTCGCTGTCGGCGCAGTGGGAGCACATGATTGCGGTGACCAGGAATGGCGCCGAGATCCTGACGCCCTGGCCGAAGGCTTGA
- a CDS encoding TonB-dependent siderophore receptor, whose product MKTPQLKYSVVAVAMAIAAAPWAHGQTSSVEAPATVYVTGSNLKRTDKEGTQPIQTITAKEIRESGAATVTELMRLVPSMGTDQNLDTNDGGFSRGVSTASLRGLSSTSTLVLLNGRRMTPSAYADPNNGNSTLYDLNSIPLAALERVEILKDGASAVYGSDAIGGVINFITKSNYQGREVSARISGNDSGNFKRKGVNFFAGTGDLESNGYNVFVTGDVSERDRVRREDVKDIKFDEYKRLQNRYATPYGSTISGSPIFYRESAPGSRSFTATQANAADRLRVTLNCDPSRILTGSTAMGLAATSVFINRQFCNYDLPQHLEGISDGRDGSLMSRGVLKLGANARAFAELAYARTERTYDSTPIAISTGQTTNFTATGIAPSYQTILPIGHPDNPFPNARASVAYRFENAPRGTETINENGRLLAGLQGTNFNWDWEGAFLYNEARRNDSYKGRLSLPVLRTLNDGSTLAQVTANPALFRSTESNDKASIMQFDVKANTTFGSLPGGAVGVAVGAEARREKLVMRPDPELAAGNIFGLANTVIDGERDVKSGFIEIRTPFLKNFEMDFAGRWDKYEGMDANFVPKVGAKWTATNTLAFRGTYAEGFRAPALSQVTPGGAQFFLSNLFDPKRCEADERTPKPGATEVDCRKSASGTGGANPDLKPETSKSYSFGILFSPNTSWDFGIDAYKIRKEGEVALGSAFDALRNEDTNPGLIVRDQNPANFITDAAGKPIPGTGPLLMVREPWINQGAVEVRGIDLDVAYRKNLGSMGNFSAKLTSAYLHSYTLQQEPGDARHNLAGFNAGLIDWNLSSGIDLPRWKTSISASLSRGEHAFSGSINYTGPVSLARKFDNNTTYPMSFCHYAPAVNAGTAVNFPSASGAVPGYLAAFPDCSVREWIRVGVGYTYTGIKNLALTFNVQNLFDEAAPYDPRYGASSGQPLAGYNEGLHNPYGRYFTISAKYKF is encoded by the coding sequence GTGAAAACACCACAACTAAAATACAGCGTAGTCGCGGTCGCCATGGCCATCGCAGCCGCACCATGGGCCCACGGGCAGACCAGCAGCGTGGAAGCGCCGGCCACCGTGTACGTCACCGGTTCGAACCTCAAGCGCACTGACAAGGAAGGCACGCAGCCGATCCAGACCATCACCGCCAAGGAAATCCGCGAGTCCGGCGCGGCCACTGTTACTGAACTGATGCGCCTGGTGCCGTCGATGGGCACGGACCAGAACCTCGATACGAATGACGGCGGCTTCTCGCGCGGCGTCTCGACCGCCTCCCTGCGCGGGTTATCGTCGACCTCGACCCTGGTGCTGCTCAATGGCCGCCGCATGACGCCGTCTGCCTACGCTGACCCAAACAACGGCAACTCGACTCTGTATGACCTCAATTCGATTCCGCTGGCCGCCCTCGAGCGTGTCGAGATCTTGAAAGATGGCGCGTCGGCCGTGTACGGCTCCGACGCCATCGGCGGCGTGATCAACTTCATTACCAAGTCGAATTACCAGGGCCGCGAAGTGTCGGCGCGCATCAGCGGCAACGACAGCGGCAACTTCAAGCGCAAGGGCGTGAACTTTTTCGCCGGCACCGGCGACCTGGAGTCAAACGGCTATAACGTGTTTGTTACTGGCGATGTGTCCGAGCGCGACCGCGTGCGCCGCGAAGACGTCAAGGACATCAAGTTTGACGAATACAAGCGCTTGCAGAACCGCTACGCGACGCCTTACGGCAGCACCATCTCGGGATCGCCGATCTTCTATCGTGAATCGGCGCCGGGCTCGAGGTCGTTCACAGCGACCCAGGCCAACGCCGCCGACCGCCTGCGAGTGACTCTGAACTGCGATCCATCGCGCATACTGACCGGTTCGACCGCCATGGGACTGGCCGCCACCAGCGTGTTCATCAACCGTCAGTTCTGCAACTACGACCTGCCCCAGCATCTGGAAGGCATCAGTGACGGCCGCGATGGCAGCTTGATGAGCCGAGGCGTGCTCAAGCTGGGCGCCAACGCGCGCGCCTTCGCCGAATTGGCCTATGCCCGTACCGAGCGCACCTACGATTCGACCCCAATCGCGATCAGCACCGGCCAGACGACCAACTTTACCGCGACCGGCATTGCCCCGAGCTATCAGACGATCCTGCCGATCGGCCACCCGGATAATCCTTTCCCGAACGCGCGTGCTTCGGTCGCCTACCGTTTCGAAAATGCTCCGCGCGGCACCGAGACCATCAACGAAAATGGTCGCCTGCTCGCTGGCTTGCAAGGCACCAACTTCAACTGGGACTGGGAAGGCGCCTTCCTGTATAACGAAGCGCGTCGCAACGACAGCTACAAGGGCCGTCTCTCGCTGCCGGTCTTGCGCACCTTGAATGACGGCTCGACACTGGCGCAAGTAACTGCCAACCCGGCCCTGTTCCGCAGCACCGAGTCGAACGACAAGGCATCGATCATGCAATTCGATGTCAAGGCCAACACCACCTTCGGCAGCCTGCCGGGAGGTGCGGTCGGCGTGGCGGTCGGTGCAGAAGCGCGTCGTGAAAAGCTGGTCATGCGTCCTGACCCGGAATTGGCCGCAGGAAATATCTTTGGGTTGGCCAACACCGTCATCGATGGCGAGCGTGACGTCAAGTCGGGCTTCATCGAGATCCGTACACCGTTCCTGAAAAACTTCGAGATGGACTTCGCGGGCCGCTGGGACAAGTATGAAGGCATGGACGCCAACTTCGTGCCAAAGGTCGGCGCCAAGTGGACTGCCACCAATACCTTGGCTTTCCGTGGCACGTATGCCGAAGGCTTCCGTGCACCGGCGCTGTCGCAAGTTACGCCAGGCGGCGCCCAGTTCTTCCTGTCGAACCTGTTCGACCCGAAGCGGTGCGAGGCCGACGAGCGCACGCCCAAGCCTGGTGCGACCGAAGTAGACTGCCGGAAATCGGCATCGGGCACTGGCGGCGCCAACCCGGACCTGAAGCCGGAGACCTCGAAGAGTTATTCGTTCGGCATCCTGTTTTCGCCAAACACCAGCTGGGACTTCGGCATCGATGCCTACAAGATTCGCAAGGAAGGCGAGGTAGCACTGGGCAGTGCCTTCGATGCCCTGCGTAACGAAGATACCAACCCCGGCCTGATCGTGCGCGACCAGAATCCGGCCAACTTCATCACCGACGCTGCCGGCAAGCCGATCCCGGGTACCGGACCGCTGCTGATGGTGCGCGAGCCCTGGATCAATCAGGGCGCGGTCGAAGTGCGCGGTATCGACCTGGACGTGGCCTATCGCAAGAACCTGGGCTCGATGGGTAATTTCAGCGCCAAGCTGACCTCGGCGTACCTTCATTCGTACACGCTGCAGCAGGAGCCGGGCGACGCGCGGCATAACCTGGCGGGCTTCAACGCTGGCCTGATCGACTGGAATTTGTCGAGTGGCATCGACTTGCCACGCTGGAAGACGAGCATATCAGCGTCGCTGAGCCGGGGCGAGCACGCGTTTAGCGGTAGCATCAACTACACCGGTCCGGTGTCGCTGGCGCGCAAGTTCGACAACAACACCACCTACCCGATGTCGTTCTGCCACTACGCGCCTGCCGTGAATGCCGGTACCGCGGTCAACTTCCCGAGCGCGAGCGGTGCGGTGCCTGGCTACCTGGCCGCTTTCCCGGATTGCTCGGTCAGGGAGTGGATCCGTGTCGGCGTGGGTTACACCTATACCGGCATCAAGAACCTGGCGCTGACCTTCAACGTTCAGAACCTGTTCGACGAAGCTGCACCCTACGATCCGCGCTACGGCGCAAGCTCCGGCCAGCCGCTGGCCGGCTATAACGAAGGCCTGCACAACCCGTACGGCCGCTACTTCACGATCAGCGCGAAGTACAAGTTCTAA
- the tkt gene encoding transketolase: protein MKSTQTTTLMANAIRALAMDAVQKANSGHPGMPMGMAEIGVALWDKHYRHNPANPGWMNRDRFLLSNGHGSMLHYAMLHLSGYDLSMDDLRDFRQLHSKTAGHPEVFVTPGVETTTGPLGQGIANSVGMALAEWLMGYEFNRPGYDVVDHHTYAFLGDGCLMEGISHEVASLAGTLRLNKLIWLYDDNGISIDGRVEGWFTDDTQKRFEAYGWNVIPAVDGHDVAAVSSAIEAAKASSRPTLICCKTIIGKGAPNLEGGDKVHGAPLGDKEIAAVRQHLVWDPVPFDIPAELYEAWDAKARGAQLETEWNTMFAEYRGKHPELAAEFERRMLGQLPGNFSDVLDAAIAACVEKKETIATRKASQNAIQALAPSLPEFLGGSADLTGSNLTNWKESVAVRSGIPGNHINYGVREFGMAAIQNGVALHGGFIPFGATFLTFSDYSRNALRMAALMKIRSIFVFTHDSIGLGEDGPTHQSVEHVSSLRLIPNLDNWRPCDTVESAVAWGAAVQRKDGPSTLIFSRQNLPFMERDAAALANVARGGYVLRDAANAKVILIATGSEVELAMKAADALAGEGIAARVVSMPSTDVFDRQDAAYKASVLTRGIPRVAIEAGVTDFWYKYVGLEGAVVGIDTFGESAPAPVLFKHFGFTVENVVAKVKVVIAN from the coding sequence ATGAAATCTACGCAAACCACCACCTTGATGGCCAACGCGATCCGCGCGCTGGCGATGGACGCTGTCCAGAAAGCAAACTCCGGCCATCCGGGCATGCCGATGGGCATGGCCGAGATCGGCGTCGCGTTGTGGGACAAGCATTACCGCCACAACCCGGCCAATCCGGGCTGGATGAACCGCGACCGCTTCCTGCTGTCGAATGGCCACGGCTCGATGCTGCATTACGCGATGCTGCACCTGTCGGGCTACGACCTGAGCATGGACGACTTGCGCGATTTCCGCCAGTTGCACTCGAAGACCGCCGGCCACCCGGAAGTGTTCGTCACCCCGGGCGTGGAAACCACCACCGGCCCGCTGGGCCAGGGCATCGCCAATTCGGTCGGCATGGCGCTGGCCGAGTGGCTGATGGGCTACGAGTTCAATCGTCCAGGCTACGACGTGGTGGATCACCACACCTATGCCTTCCTGGGCGACGGCTGCCTGATGGAAGGCATCTCGCACGAAGTGGCCTCGTTGGCCGGTACCCTGCGCCTGAACAAGCTGATCTGGCTGTACGACGACAACGGCATCTCGATCGATGGCCGTGTCGAGGGCTGGTTCACCGACGACACGCAAAAGCGCTTCGAGGCCTATGGCTGGAACGTGATCCCGGCCGTTGACGGCCATGACGTGGCAGCCGTTTCCAGCGCGATCGAAGCGGCCAAGGCATCGAGCCGTCCGACCCTGATCTGCTGCAAGACCATTATCGGCAAGGGCGCTCCAAACCTGGAAGGCGGCGACAAGGTCCATGGCGCCCCGCTGGGCGACAAGGAAATTGCCGCCGTGCGCCAGCACCTGGTCTGGGATCCGGTACCGTTCGACATCCCGGCCGAGCTGTACGAAGCCTGGGATGCAAAAGCGCGCGGCGCGCAGCTCGAGACCGAATGGAACACCATGTTCGCCGAGTACCGCGGCAAGCACCCGGAACTGGCCGCCGAGTTCGAGCGCCGCATGCTGGGCCAGCTGCCAGGCAATTTCAGCGACGTGCTCGATGCCGCCATCGCCGCCTGCGTCGAGAAAAAAGAAACCATCGCCACCCGCAAGGCCTCGCAGAACGCGATCCAGGCCCTGGCGCCCAGCCTGCCCGAATTCCTGGGCGGCTCGGCCGACCTGACTGGCTCGAACCTGACCAACTGGAAAGAGTCGGTGGCGGTGCGCTCGGGCATTCCGGGTAACCACATCAACTATGGCGTGCGCGAATTCGGCATGGCCGCGATCCAGAACGGTGTCGCCCTGCACGGTGGCTTCATTCCGTTCGGTGCCACCTTCCTGACCTTCTCGGACTACAGCCGCAACGCGCTGCGCATGGCCGCGCTGATGAAGATCCGCTCGATCTTCGTGTTCACCCACGACTCGATCGGCCTGGGCGAAGACGGCCCGACCCACCAGTCGGTGGAACATGTGTCGTCGCTGCGCCTGATCCCGAACCTGGACAACTGGCGTCCATGCGACACGGTCGAATCGGCAGTGGCATGGGGCGCGGCGGTGCAGCGCAAGGATGGCCCGTCGACCCTGATCTTCTCGCGCCAGAACCTGCCGTTCATGGAGCGCGATGCCGCGGCGCTGGCCAATGTCGCCAGGGGCGGCTACGTGCTGCGCGACGCCGCGAATGCCAAAGTCATCCTGATCGCCACCGGTTCGGAAGTCGAACTGGCAATGAAGGCGGCCGATGCGCTGGCAGGCGAGGGCATCGCTGCGCGCGTGGTGTCGATGCCGTCGACCGACGTGTTCGATCGCCAGGATGCGGCCTACAAGGCGTCGGTCCTGACCCGCGGCATTCCACGCGTGGCCATCGAAGCCGGCGTGACCGACTTCTGGTACAAGTATGTGGGCCTGGAAGGGGCCGTGGTCGGTATCGACACCTTCGGCGAATCGGCGCCGGCGCCAGTGCTGTTCAAGCACTTCGGCTTCACCGTCGAGAACGTGGTGGCCAAGGTCAAGGTCGTCATCGCGAACTAA
- the gap gene encoding type I glyceraldehyde-3-phosphate dehydrogenase, translated as MTIKVAINGYGRIGRNILRAFYEGGKQQDIQIVAINDLGNAESNAHLTRYDTAHGKFPGTVTVEGDNMIVNGDSIRVFAQRNPAEIPWGELGVDVVLECTGFFTTKEKAAAHLKGGAKKVIISAPGGKDVDATIVFGVNQDVLKSTDTVISNASCTTNCLAPLVKPLNDAIGLESGLMTTVHAYTNDQVLSDVMHEDLRRARSATQSMIPTKTGAAAAVGLVLPELNGKLDGFAIRVPTINVSLVDLSFIAKRDTTVEEVNAILKTASEGALKGILTYQTEPLVSIDFNHNPASSNFDSTLTKVSGRLVKVSSWYDNEWGFSNRMLDTTVALMNAK; from the coding sequence ATGACGATCAAAGTTGCAATCAACGGGTACGGCCGCATTGGCCGCAACATCCTGCGCGCTTTCTACGAAGGCGGCAAACAGCAAGACATTCAGATCGTGGCGATCAACGACCTCGGCAACGCCGAGTCGAATGCCCACCTGACCCGCTACGACACCGCCCACGGCAAGTTCCCGGGCACCGTCACGGTCGAAGGCGACAACATGATCGTCAACGGCGATTCGATCCGCGTGTTCGCGCAGCGCAACCCGGCTGAAATCCCATGGGGCGAGCTGGGCGTGGATGTCGTGCTCGAGTGCACCGGTTTCTTTACCACCAAAGAAAAGGCTGCGGCCCACCTCAAGGGCGGCGCCAAGAAAGTCATCATCTCGGCCCCGGGCGGCAAGGATGTCGACGCGACCATCGTGTTTGGCGTCAACCAGGACGTCCTCAAGAGCACCGACACTGTCATTTCGAACGCCTCGTGCACCACCAATTGCCTGGCACCGCTGGTCAAGCCACTGAACGATGCGATCGGCCTGGAATCGGGCCTGATGACCACCGTGCACGCCTACACCAACGACCAGGTGCTGTCGGACGTGATGCACGAAGACCTGCGCCGCGCCCGTTCGGCCACCCAGTCGATGATCCCGACCAAGACCGGCGCCGCCGCCGCGGTCGGCCTGGTGCTGCCGGAACTGAACGGCAAGCTCGACGGCTTCGCCATCCGCGTGCCGACCATCAACGTGTCGCTGGTCGATTTGTCGTTCATCGCCAAGCGCGACACCACGGTAGAGGAAGTCAACGCCATTCTCAAGACCGCCTCGGAAGGCGCCCTGAAAGGCATCTTGACTTACCAGACCGAGCCGCTGGTCTCGATCGACTTCAACCATAACCCGGCCTCGTCGAACTTCGATTCGACGCTCACCAAGGTATCGGGTCGCCTGGTGAAGGTCTCGTCGTGGTATGACAACGAATGGGGCTTCTCGAACCGGATGCTCGACACCACGGTCGCGCTGATGAACGCCAAATAA